In Clostridium swellfunianum, a genomic segment contains:
- a CDS encoding response regulator transcription factor: MYKVMLVDDEILILDGLKELIDWETLGLEIVNTSLNGEEALKEFTEVNPDIVITDISMPKMNGLMLIKEIKAISDRTRFIILSGYDEFNYAKEAIRLGIENYILKPINEEELEATLKNTIEKLKLSSKLPVLEKKKIEILKENILYRWVTNNISSYELKEREFVLDIKLGLSFYMAGIINLKKCDNHKTYEIYLAIKDLAEKMLDCSVFRDLDNNIVIIYGSNDYETINKDFQDMIESVETILEEKYSIFYFITLGSIENGHENAHKSYQTASKIQDYLLIYGYNKIITYDMFSSMEGFIEDSQLDAKEFNKVFLSKDLESVETYIGKIFDNLTTQARITPEGIYDIAIKMIFLITQLSDELKLPGWDKKENVKSLITEVLSFKTTEEIKEVVLLKSREFINLVNEEQSSISPIVQQVISHIDKHYGEELSLKTLAQKYNINPSYLGQVFNKEIGESFSDYLNKIRNEKAKELLLNTNLKVNEIAVKVGYIDTSYFYRKFRDYFGISPNTMRSSKNYKL; encoded by the coding sequence ATGTATAAAGTAATGCTTGTAGACGATGAAATACTAATTTTAGATGGCTTAAAAGAACTTATTGACTGGGAAACTCTTGGACTTGAAATAGTTAATACTTCTCTTAATGGAGAAGAAGCTTTAAAGGAGTTTACTGAGGTTAATCCTGATATTGTAATTACAGACATAAGCATGCCTAAAATGAATGGGTTAATGCTAATAAAAGAAATAAAAGCAATAAGCGATAGGACAAGATTTATAATTCTTAGTGGATATGATGAATTTAATTATGCAAAGGAAGCAATTAGATTAGGCATAGAAAACTATATACTAAAGCCTATTAATGAAGAAGAGCTAGAAGCTACTCTAAAAAATACCATTGAAAAATTAAAGTTAAGTTCAAAATTACCTGTTTTAGAAAAAAAAAAGATTGAAATATTAAAGGAAAATATTTTATATAGGTGGGTAACTAACAATATCAGCTCCTACGAATTGAAGGAGAGAGAGTTTGTTTTAGACATAAAACTTGGACTCAGCTTTTATATGGCAGGTATTATCAACCTTAAAAAGTGCGATAATCATAAGACTTATGAAATTTACCTGGCTATAAAAGACTTAGCTGAAAAAATGTTAGATTGCTCAGTTTTTAGAGATTTAGACAACAATATAGTTATAATTTATGGCAGCAATGACTATGAGACTATAAATAAAGATTTTCAAGATATGATTGAAAGTGTTGAAACAATTTTAGAGGAAAAATATAGCATATTTTATTTCATTACTTTAGGCAGCATTGAAAACGGACATGAGAATGCACATAAGAGCTACCAGACAGCAAGTAAAATACAAGATTATTTATTGATATATGGATACAACAAAATTATTACTTATGATATGTTTAGCAGCATGGAAGGCTTTATAGAAGACTCACAGCTTGATGCCAAAGAGTTCAATAAAGTATTTTTGAGCAAGGATTTAGAAAGCGTTGAGACGTATATAGGTAAAATTTTTGATAATCTTACCACTCAGGCAAGGATAACTCCAGAAGGAATTTATGATATAGCAATAAAAATGATATTTTTGATAACTCAGTTAAGCGATGAACTGAAATTGCCAGGATGGGATAAGAAAGAAAATGTAAAAAGTCTAATTACTGAGGTACTTAGCTTTAAGACTACAGAAGAAATTAAGGAAGTAGTTTTATTAAAGAGCCGAGAGTTTATAAATTTGGTGAATGAGGAACAGAGCAGTATAAGTCCAATAGTTCAGCAGGTTATTTCCCATATAGATAAGCATTATGGTGAAGAACTTTCTCTAAAGACCCTGGCGCAAAAATATAACATAAACCCATCCTATTTAGGTCAAGTATTCAATAAAGAAATTGGTGAGTCTTTTTCAGACTACTTAAATAAAATTAGAAATGAAAAAGCAAAAGAGCTTTTATTAAATACAAACTTAAAGGTTAATGAAATAGCTGTAAAGGTAGGCTATATAGATACCAGCTACTTTTATAGAAAGTTTAGGGATTACTTTGGCATTTCGCCTAACACTATGAGAAGCTCAAAAAATTATAAACTGTAA